A part of Gracilimonas sediminicola genomic DNA contains:
- a CDS encoding SDR family oxidoreductase, with amino-acid sequence MNLDSKIAIVTGASSGIGAEFSKMLVENGAEVYGLARSLDKMKNLQKSLGDKFHPVKMDITNADALEEWVDDTFDLNHIPDILINNAGVMYSANVDDLSMSEWHTMINVNLNGIFYLTRLIVPLMKNNENTCHIINISSIAGLLGNPTISGYNASKFGVRGFSEALFKELRYDGIKVTCVFPGSIDTELFEKIDGIDNHPNMMKTTDISSTVKFLLETDDNFLINEITMRPLNPKDPTN; translated from the coding sequence ATGAACCTTGATTCAAAAATCGCCATCGTTACCGGAGCAAGCAGCGGCATTGGAGCTGAATTCAGTAAAATGCTTGTCGAAAACGGAGCTGAAGTGTATGGACTTGCGCGCAGCCTCGATAAGATGAAGAACCTTCAAAAATCACTGGGCGATAAGTTTCATCCCGTGAAAATGGACATCACCAATGCGGATGCTCTGGAAGAATGGGTGGATGATACCTTTGATTTGAATCACATCCCTGATATTCTGATTAATAATGCCGGTGTGATGTACTCAGCCAATGTCGATGACCTTTCCATGAGCGAGTGGCACACGATGATCAACGTGAACCTGAACGGAATTTTTTACCTCACCCGTCTCATCGTGCCCCTGATGAAAAACAATGAGAATACCTGCCACATCATTAACATTTCTTCCATTGCGGGTCTTTTAGGAAACCCAACCATCTCAGGATATAACGCCAGCAAATTCGGCGTCCGTGGATTCAGTGAAGCCTTGTTTAAGGAACTTCGCTATGATGGAATTAAAGTCACCTGCGTATTTCCTGGCTCAATCGATACCGAGCTTTTCGAAAAAATTGACGGCATCGACAATCATCCGAATATGATGAAAACAACCGACATATCAAGCACAGTAAAATTCCTTCTTGAAACGGACGACAATTTCCTGATCAATGAGATCACAATGCGTCCGCTTAACCCCAAAGATCCGACCAATTAG
- the udk gene encoding uridine kinase: MSSKPLVIGVAGGSGSGKTTVINYICKEFAKDNILRLEHDSYYRELDHLPFEERVKQNFDHPASLETELMIRHIKALMEGYPVEVPVYDFEKHTRKDETITATPSKVILIDGILIFSEPDLLNLMDVKIFVDTDDDVRLLRRLKRDIQERGRSVDGVLTQYEKFVRPMHLEFVEPSKRYADIIIPRGGKNKVALEMVSALIRGKMNT, translated from the coding sequence ATGTCATCCAAGCCTTTAGTTATTGGTGTAGCCGGAGGAAGCGGTTCTGGAAAAACAACGGTTATCAATTATATCTGCAAAGAGTTTGCCAAGGATAATATCCTGCGGCTTGAGCACGACTCCTACTACCGGGAGCTGGATCACCTTCCTTTTGAGGAACGGGTAAAACAAAATTTTGACCACCCGGCCTCCCTCGAAACCGAACTCATGATCCGTCACATCAAAGCCTTAATGGAAGGTTACCCGGTGGAAGTTCCGGTTTATGACTTTGAAAAGCACACCCGCAAGGATGAAACCATCACTGCTACCCCTTCAAAAGTAATCCTCATTGACGGAATTCTGATATTCTCGGAACCTGACCTGTTAAACCTGATGGACGTTAAAATCTTTGTGGATACCGATGATGACGTCCGTTTGCTGCGCCGGTTGAAACGGGATATTCAGGAACGGGGTCGCTCGGTAGATGGAGTACTTACCCAATACGAAAAGTTCGTTCGTCCCATGCATCTTGAGTTCGTAGAGCCCAGCAAGCGCTATGCTGATATCATAATCCCCCGCGGCGGTAAGAATAAAGTGGCCCTGGAAATGGTTTCTGCCCTTATTCGCGGCAAGATGAATACATAG
- the pdxH gene encoding pyridoxamine 5'-phosphate oxidase: MKNEKLQKLREDYSKHSLDESDVNKNPFKQFERWMEEAVGAEVPEPNAMALATVDANQKPHTRIVLLKGLEDDSFIFYTNYGSDKGKELEQNPNASLCFLWLQLERQVRIDGTVEKIPKEESEAYFKQRPYKSQLGALASNQSAEVPNREFLEKKFADLEEKYPEGKVPMPESWGGYRVIPETIEFWQGRRSRLHDRIKYQLTGNKWDIKRLSP, encoded by the coding sequence ATGAAAAACGAAAAATTGCAGAAACTGCGAGAAGACTATTCGAAGCATTCACTGGATGAGTCGGACGTAAATAAAAATCCATTTAAACAATTTGAGCGATGGATGGAAGAAGCGGTAGGTGCTGAGGTTCCCGAGCCCAATGCCATGGCCCTTGCTACCGTGGATGCAAATCAAAAACCACATACACGCATTGTGCTGTTGAAGGGATTGGAAGACGACAGCTTCATCTTCTACACCAACTATGGCAGTGATAAAGGGAAGGAGCTGGAGCAAAATCCCAACGCGTCCCTTTGTTTTTTGTGGCTACAGCTTGAGCGGCAGGTTCGTATTGATGGAACTGTTGAGAAGATTCCTAAAGAAGAAAGTGAAGCATATTTTAAACAGCGGCCCTACAAAAGTCAGCTTGGCGCGTTGGCTTCCAATCAAAGTGCGGAAGTGCCAAACCGAGAATTTCTGGAAAAGAAGTTTGCTGATCTTGAAGAAAAATATCCGGAAGGAAAAGTGCCAATGCCGGAAAGCTGGGGTGGATACCGGGTAATCCCCGAAACGATAGAATTCTGGCAGGGCCGAAGAAGCCGGCTTCATGACCGTATTAAGTATCAGCTGACAGGAAATAAGTGGGACATAAAAAGACTTTCGCCTTGA
- a CDS encoding mechanosensitive ion channel family protein: MALHKNIWMLLVLFLLNGGLLNPLSAQNTAQEDTASAQIQDTTLTQKIDSLINERLSRLDSLTMRLEQQAGLSEDTTQVSGDAEQALAQLEQVISWPKVLMIILFFIATYYVTSFISTILGNFSERISKYRLRIKRMVPIVRVVLWTLAIYVAIAGIIQPPYATIITVMASVGIAVGLASQDVLKNLFGGVMLILDRPFQVGDKIQFADHYGEVQQIGLRSSRIVTPGDSVVTIPNGELIRTAVSNANTGALDCLVVTNIFLPAECPVEEVKEVAYKAVIASRFVFLKKPISIMTENEMHERRFVLKLKVKAYVLDIRYEFPFQSDVTELILTELKKRGIIRDETLHQELVGD, encoded by the coding sequence ATGGCACTGCATAAAAACATTTGGATGCTTTTGGTTCTGTTTCTGCTGAACGGCGGCTTGTTGAATCCGTTGTCAGCCCAAAATACAGCTCAGGAAGATACGGCCTCAGCCCAGATTCAGGATACTACGCTTACCCAGAAGATTGATTCTCTAATTAATGAGCGATTGTCCCGTCTCGACTCACTCACCATGAGGTTGGAACAGCAGGCCGGACTTTCAGAAGACACCACCCAGGTTTCAGGAGATGCAGAGCAGGCGCTGGCTCAGCTTGAACAGGTGATATCGTGGCCGAAAGTCCTCATGATTATCTTGTTTTTTATTGCTACTTATTATGTGACATCGTTCATCAGTACTATTCTGGGAAATTTTTCGGAGCGTATTTCAAAATACAGGCTTCGCATAAAACGGATGGTTCCTATTGTCCGGGTGGTGTTATGGACCCTTGCTATTTATGTAGCGATCGCCGGCATCATTCAGCCGCCTTATGCAACCATAATCACGGTGATGGCATCGGTGGGTATTGCGGTTGGGCTTGCTTCGCAGGACGTGCTCAAGAATTTATTTGGCGGGGTGATGCTGATTCTGGACCGGCCGTTTCAGGTGGGGGACAAAATCCAGTTTGCCGATCATTATGGGGAAGTACAGCAAATCGGGCTGCGATCAAGCCGCATAGTCACTCCCGGTGATTCTGTGGTTACCATTCCCAATGGGGAACTGATTCGAACCGCCGTATCTAATGCCAACACCGGCGCCCTCGATTGTTTGGTGGTCACAAATATCTTCCTGCCGGCTGAGTGTCCTGTAGAGGAAGTGAAAGAAGTGGCATATAAGGCCGTAATCGCTTCCCGTTTCGTATTCTTGAAAAAGCCCATCAGCATTATGACGGAAAATGAAATGCACGAACGCCGGTTTGTGCTGAAGTTGAAGGTAAAGGCCTATGTACTGGATATCCGGTATGAATTCCCTTTCCAAAGTGATGTGACTGAACTCATTCTCACCGAACTGAAGAAAAGAGGGATTATCCGGGATGAGACACTGCACCAGGAGTTAGTTGGGGATTGA
- a CDS encoding four helix bundle protein, translating into MKNFKKLIVWQRSMEMTSIVHAIIKELPKTERYTYRDQIIRSSISVPSNIAEACSRESRKDFKRFLRISLGSSFELETQLLLLKENQIMKGQKLDSALEHNTEIQKMLHTLLKK; encoded by the coding sequence ATGAAAAACTTTAAAAAGCTTATCGTTTGGCAGAGAAGCATGGAAATGACTTCTATTGTACATGCCATTATAAAAGAACTGCCAAAAACCGAACGATATACCTATCGGGATCAGATTATAAGATCATCCATTTCGGTTCCCTCCAATATTGCAGAAGCATGCAGCAGAGAAAGCAGAAAAGATTTTAAACGGTTTCTGAGAATCTCACTTGGCTCCAGTTTTGAGCTTGAAACCCAATTACTCTTGTTGAAAGAAAATCAAATTATGAAAGGGCAAAAGCTTGATTCTGCTTTAGAACACAATACCGAAATCCAGAAAATGCTTCACACTCTTCTAAAGAAATAA
- a CDS encoding DUF4296 domain-containing protein, producing MKRLLKQVVLLLLAVMIGYGCMGPDKAPEPENLISEQNYIDLLIEMQHISTYRDAQPDSVNADSLKALVYDKFGITEEQFLASHTFYQKQVERQLMRVQEVIRQLENEEQYIQAHIDSVKATKGE from the coding sequence ATGAAAAGGTTACTCAAGCAGGTTGTTCTTCTTCTTTTGGCAGTTATGATCGGATATGGTTGCATGGGCCCGGATAAAGCTCCGGAGCCTGAAAACCTGATCAGCGAACAGAATTACATCGACCTTTTGATTGAGATGCAGCATATCTCTACCTATCGCGATGCCCAACCCGACAGCGTTAATGCTGATTCGCTGAAAGCGCTGGTGTACGACAAGTTTGGCATTACCGAAGAGCAGTTTTTAGCTTCCCACACCTTTTACCAAAAACAAGTGGAAAGGCAATTAATGCGGGTTCAGGAAGTGATCCGTCAGCTGGAAAACGAAGAGCAGTATATTCAGGCGCATATTGATTCGGTTAAGGCTACGAAGGGGGAATAG
- a CDS encoding AAA family ATPase, whose amino-acid sequence MKSDYSRDTILEQLRNEWLSEVKAKLESGLEAEVQQLQDLLQQTQSGIEADETEKALRKFTEKVQADIEKAETDGKPDNNVEWLENLKPVLSQIQEEVVLPQQESRFESQNDDSGMTKFGKVFKRSARGIQRGVNATSNGVRKVFGGSEKKPPVWKQTIPLQFVVRIHVLRLDKWMREWNNEIQKLKAEVLMEADAWTLHSGGLITYEKKEGEGEKLVPGEPAEITPTQKDLEIFFQEALQKLEQLKSVNTQKLQEHLQSVGDEIERAVSLTGTFERPVSEYTKTKIVHRQNSIQTRRQNDDKVWGELLNVLVQRVLLSMKFMQLHEMMEERTGGFSEAITEFFEDHIESPCKQLMEQLEEAISIFDESEDRPLKQVRQLSSEHQEKMIGFIDQQILEPLGEFTEDAVLGTKFERFTSAIPEWTNEQPEKATLIEKLDLTHLPPVYEFEQVDWQVLVQRVISNHMVKEFMPKEIKAEQFLMKVMQSLQEISQIIYTNLEIADEVKKSDEEEPIQVAREGLERAKTKLEELQEDVREQRESLEGKLQEKQHAAFVKLAMLLEKQDVSEVRLAGAEYKAKQAAVDWKTKLQVWWARISEKGELFGRFVWKKIKQYSEAVRKFLGFAEKEKLEGDKTDLATFLSETDEQIAGLPFIYRRLFDFNKEIDERFYIRKPEQFDRFKKGYELWQNNFPSTFAIVGEKGSGKSLFISLLMEEVLTKHDVIEINFEDTIWTADEIMEQVSDALKLDETESIEDLIAAIKRKKKRVVIILENIQNCYVRNISGFEAMEQLLLLISETNKEIMWIASTTRYGWLFLDKVLNIADYFTHAVETDNLNAQQIEELILKRHRASGYQLKFLPDDATKKSRNFRKLMDDEEKTQEYLQDRYFEKLAKLSEGNSSIAMIFWIRSIREYDDSHFYIDPFDFTAINRIDELDSTELFALAAFVLHDSLMPEHLAKVLNQPLRDSKLLVSRLTSRSILFKTEHGYMLNHLIYRQVVRVLKEANFIH is encoded by the coding sequence ATGAAATCCGACTATTCCCGGGATACAATCTTAGAACAGCTTCGCAATGAGTGGCTTTCTGAAGTGAAAGCTAAGCTGGAGAGCGGGCTGGAAGCAGAAGTTCAGCAGCTGCAAGATTTACTCCAACAAACTCAGTCGGGCATTGAAGCAGATGAGACAGAAAAGGCATTGCGGAAATTTACCGAAAAGGTTCAGGCTGATATTGAAAAGGCAGAAACTGACGGCAAGCCTGATAATAACGTAGAATGGCTTGAAAACCTGAAGCCGGTGCTCTCTCAAATTCAGGAAGAGGTAGTATTACCTCAGCAGGAAAGCCGGTTTGAGTCCCAGAACGATGATTCCGGGATGACAAAGTTCGGAAAGGTTTTTAAGCGTTCGGCAAGGGGAATACAGCGCGGGGTTAACGCCACGTCCAACGGAGTTCGTAAAGTATTTGGTGGGTCTGAAAAGAAACCACCGGTGTGGAAACAAACAATTCCACTGCAATTTGTAGTCAGGATTCATGTTCTTCGTCTGGACAAATGGATGCGAGAATGGAACAATGAAATCCAGAAGCTGAAAGCCGAAGTTTTGATGGAAGCAGACGCCTGGACGCTGCATTCCGGAGGGTTAATCACCTATGAAAAGAAAGAAGGTGAAGGAGAAAAATTAGTCCCCGGGGAACCGGCCGAAATCACTCCTACTCAAAAAGATCTGGAGATATTTTTTCAAGAAGCCCTGCAGAAACTGGAACAACTGAAATCGGTTAACACCCAAAAACTGCAGGAGCATTTGCAAAGCGTGGGTGATGAAATTGAACGTGCAGTTTCTTTGACAGGCACCTTTGAGCGACCGGTAAGTGAATACACCAAAACAAAGATCGTTCACCGGCAGAACAGCATACAGACCCGACGGCAGAATGACGACAAAGTTTGGGGCGAGCTGCTGAATGTGTTGGTGCAGAGGGTGCTCCTCTCTATGAAGTTTATGCAACTCCATGAAATGATGGAGGAGCGGACCGGAGGTTTCAGTGAGGCGATCACGGAGTTTTTTGAGGACCATATTGAATCGCCCTGCAAGCAATTGATGGAACAGCTTGAAGAAGCCATTTCCATTTTTGATGAATCAGAAGACCGGCCGTTAAAGCAGGTGAGACAGCTAAGCAGTGAGCATCAGGAAAAAATGATCGGATTTATAGATCAGCAGATTTTGGAGCCACTGGGCGAGTTTACCGAAGACGCTGTATTAGGCACAAAGTTTGAACGGTTTACATCAGCCATCCCGGAGTGGACAAACGAGCAGCCCGAAAAAGCAACGCTCATCGAGAAGCTGGATTTGACGCACCTTCCTCCGGTTTATGAATTTGAGCAGGTTGATTGGCAGGTGCTGGTTCAGCGTGTGATCAGTAATCACATGGTGAAGGAGTTCATGCCCAAGGAGATAAAGGCTGAACAGTTTTTAATGAAGGTGATGCAAAGCCTGCAGGAAATTTCCCAGATTATATATACCAACCTGGAGATTGCGGATGAGGTCAAAAAGTCGGACGAAGAAGAACCCATTCAGGTTGCCCGTGAAGGATTAGAGCGAGCAAAAACCAAGCTCGAAGAACTGCAGGAGGATGTCCGGGAACAAAGAGAATCGCTGGAAGGCAAGCTTCAGGAAAAACAACACGCAGCGTTTGTGAAACTGGCCATGCTGCTCGAAAAGCAGGATGTGAGTGAAGTCCGCCTGGCAGGAGCTGAGTATAAAGCCAAGCAGGCCGCTGTGGACTGGAAGACGAAGCTTCAGGTCTGGTGGGCACGAATTTCGGAAAAAGGGGAGCTGTTCGGCCGGTTTGTCTGGAAAAAAATTAAACAGTATTCGGAAGCTGTCCGAAAGTTTCTGGGCTTTGCTGAAAAGGAAAAACTGGAAGGCGATAAAACCGACCTGGCTACTTTCTTGTCAGAGACGGATGAGCAGATCGCCGGGCTTCCATTTATCTATCGCCGGCTTTTTGATTTTAATAAAGAAATAGACGAGCGTTTCTACATTCGCAAGCCCGAACAATTTGACCGGTTCAAAAAGGGGTATGAGCTGTGGCAGAATAATTTCCCTTCAACTTTTGCCATTGTAGGGGAGAAAGGAAGTGGAAAAAGCCTGTTTATTTCTTTGCTGATGGAAGAAGTGCTGACCAAGCATGATGTGATTGAAATCAATTTTGAGGACACGATTTGGACGGCCGATGAAATTATGGAGCAGGTAAGTGATGCTCTGAAGCTGGATGAGACGGAGAGCATAGAAGATCTCATTGCCGCCATAAAGCGAAAGAAAAAGAGAGTTGTGATCATCCTTGAGAACATTCAGAATTGCTACGTTAGGAATATTTCGGGTTTTGAAGCAATGGAGCAATTGCTGCTTCTGATTTCCGAAACGAACAAGGAAATCATGTGGATAGCCAGCACAACCCGGTATGGCTGGCTGTTTTTAGACAAGGTGCTGAATATTGCTGACTATTTTACCCACGCGGTAGAAACGGATAACCTGAATGCCCAGCAGATTGAAGAGCTGATCCTGAAGAGGCACCGTGCAAGTGGATATCAGCTTAAATTTTTACCGGATGATGCCACAAAGAAAAGCCGCAATTTCCGCAAGCTGATGGATGACGAAGAAAAAACCCAGGAGTATTTGCAGGATCGGTACTTTGAAAAACTGGCAAAATTGAGTGAAGGGAATTCTTCCATTGCCATGATATTCTGGATTCGGTCGATACGGGAATATGACGACAGCCATTTCTACATCGACCCCTTCGACTTTACGGCCATTAACCGAATTGATGAACTCGACAGTACCGAGTTGTTTGCCCTGGCCGCTTTTGTGCTGCACGACTCACTGATGCCTGAACACCTCGCAAAAGTGCTTAATCAGCCATTGAGAGATAGCAAACTGCTGGTATCCCGATTAACATCCCGCTCTATTTTGTTCAAGACTGAGCATGGATATATGCTGAATCACCTGATTTACAGGCAGGTAGTTCGGGTTTTGAAAGAAGCTAATTTCATACATTAA
- a CDS encoding N-acetylmuramoyl-L-alanine amidase family protein produces MTYRNHNSGLNMRIPHIYRALPLLFIFLFSFASVFAQTQLHRVSNTARSDGMGYVVRYHLTAPVDSFDILQPAPDLIQMVLYDEEIDTTGLELPEESEKLKEVRLYKLKYGYGIDIYLGNGAYYKSNAYLDQNGSDILVNLEVADQREVERYSQQFLARNWYEEIVDESALEVAPPDTAPKNDFYYDVKDKLRFDKIVIDPGHGGWDPGSIGYKGVKEKEITLAVAKKLGAYINEHLPDVEVVYTRTDDSYLGLAELGHFANLAEADLYVSIHCNSYRNQYVRGAEVYFLGLHKSDASFEVMKRENSVFKNETDKELTEEDLLVYELAHSGYIATSEKIAYMIEDQFKNRAQRKSRGVKQAGFQVLFEASMPAVLVELGFITNPAEQRFLTSDYGQSIMASAMFRAIRDYKVEYDQKQAYNTTSSSSNQK; encoded by the coding sequence ATGACTTACCGAAATCATAACTCCGGCCTCAATATGCGCATACCTCATATTTACAGAGCGCTACCATTGTTGTTCATATTTCTTTTTTCTTTCGCCAGCGTTTTTGCCCAAACCCAGCTTCACCGGGTTTCAAATACCGCTCGCAGCGATGGAATGGGCTATGTAGTCCGGTACCACCTTACCGCACCGGTCGATTCTTTTGATATTCTGCAACCTGCCCCCGATCTCATTCAAATGGTTTTATATGATGAGGAGATCGACACTACAGGTTTAGAACTTCCTGAGGAAAGCGAAAAGCTGAAAGAAGTTCGTCTATACAAACTCAAATACGGCTACGGCATAGATATTTATCTCGGAAACGGAGCTTATTACAAATCGAATGCCTACCTGGACCAAAACGGTTCTGATATATTGGTGAACCTGGAAGTTGCAGATCAGCGGGAAGTGGAACGGTATTCCCAACAATTTTTAGCCCGGAACTGGTATGAAGAGATTGTGGATGAAAGCGCCCTGGAAGTCGCCCCACCTGATACAGCTCCAAAAAACGATTTCTATTACGATGTAAAAGATAAGCTTCGGTTTGATAAGATCGTCATTGATCCCGGACACGGTGGCTGGGACCCCGGTTCTATCGGGTATAAAGGAGTGAAGGAAAAGGAAATCACTCTCGCAGTTGCTAAAAAATTAGGGGCTTATATCAATGAGCATCTCCCCGATGTAGAAGTGGTTTATACCCGCACCGATGACTCTTACCTCGGCCTGGCTGAACTTGGTCATTTTGCCAATCTTGCTGAGGCTGATTTATATGTATCCATTCACTGTAATTCGTATCGCAATCAGTATGTGCGGGGAGCCGAAGTTTATTTTCTCGGACTTCACAAAAGTGATGCTTCCTTCGAAGTAATGAAGCGGGAGAACAGCGTATTCAAAAACGAAACGGACAAAGAACTTACCGAAGAAGATTTATTGGTGTATGAACTGGCCCACAGCGGATACATCGCTACCAGCGAGAAAATTGCCTATATGATTGAGGATCAGTTCAAAAACCGGGCCCAGCGTAAATCAAGAGGGGTAAAACAGGCGGGTTTCCAGGTGCTTTTTGAGGCCTCCATGCCGGCTGTTTTGGTGGAATTAGGTTTTATCACCAATCCGGCCGAACAGCGATTCCTCACCAGCGACTATGGCCAAAGCATCATGGCTTCAGCAATGTTTCGGGCCATCCGGGATTACAAAGTGGAATACGATCAAAAGCAGGCGTACAACACCACTTCTTCATCTTCTAATCAAAAATAA
- a CDS encoding thioredoxin family protein yields the protein MSATPSTMLEIGTEAPGFTLPSVNGGNLSLSYADQSKGFVVMFICNHCPYVLHIEDELVNVANEYIARGIGFIAISSNDVEKYPQDSPEKMAQKDYPFPYLYDESQEVAKAYKAACTPDFFVFDENRKLVYRGQFDESRPSKDTPVTGEDLRNALDALLSGEQIPEDQQVPSMGCNIKWKPGNEPEYFG from the coding sequence ATGTCTGCAACACCATCAACCATGCTGGAAATAGGAACAGAGGCACCGGGTTTCACCCTTCCAAGTGTGAACGGCGGGAATCTATCACTAAGCTATGCCGATCAAAGCAAAGGGTTTGTGGTAATGTTTATTTGTAATCACTGTCCGTATGTACTCCATATTGAAGATGAATTGGTGAATGTAGCTAACGAATATATAGCCCGTGGAATAGGTTTTATCGCCATAAGCTCGAATGATGTAGAAAAATACCCGCAAGACAGTCCGGAGAAAATGGCTCAGAAAGATTATCCTTTCCCGTATTTGTATGATGAAAGTCAGGAAGTGGCTAAAGCATACAAAGCAGCTTGTACGCCGGATTTCTTTGTATTTGACGAAAACCGTAAGCTGGTTTACAGGGGGCAATTTGATGAAAGCCGACCTTCTAAAGACACTCCTGTTACAGGTGAAGATCTTCGAAATGCCCTGGATGCCTTGTTGTCCGGCGAGCAAATCCCCGAAGACCAACAAGTGCCAAGTATGGGCTGTAACATTAAATGGAAACCCGGTAATGAACCGGAATATTTTGGATGA
- a CDS encoding type III pantothenate kinase: protein MSKIDSNSSKKALYLDAGNSSIKGAYKKGVNWEAIHAKEKYTASELVQWIDDHPESFSHIVLSSVRDDVRKAIRSELSHVNLLELTTSDIPRELLDYETVETLGIDRFLACYGATDQVSDAVVVIDAGTALTIDYMDQDDVYHGGLIAPGLSAFGGILPQKAPALPNVEMEIPETWPGKSTIDSLKWGQAGFYKMAIEGVLQQYEKEFGDFELFITGGDAQTIKQLIDRESKVRPFLVFDGMRRLEHRTRNSE from the coding sequence ATGAGCAAAATCGATTCCAATTCATCAAAAAAAGCCCTCTACCTCGATGCCGGAAATTCTTCCATCAAGGGAGCCTATAAAAAAGGGGTGAACTGGGAAGCCATTCACGCCAAAGAAAAGTACACTGCTTCCGAGTTGGTACAGTGGATTGATGATCATCCTGAGTCGTTTTCACATATCGTTTTATCGAGTGTGCGGGATGATGTGCGGAAGGCGATCCGCTCAGAACTAAGTCATGTAAACCTGCTTGAACTTACTACAAGCGATATCCCGCGGGAGTTGCTTGACTATGAGACGGTTGAGACGCTGGGAATCGACCGGTTTTTGGCTTGCTATGGAGCCACCGATCAGGTTAGCGATGCGGTTGTGGTGATTGATGCCGGAACCGCACTCACTATCGATTACATGGATCAGGATGATGTGTATCATGGCGGGTTGATAGCACCAGGGTTGTCAGCCTTTGGGGGAATTCTGCCTCAAAAAGCACCGGCATTGCCAAATGTAGAAATGGAAATTCCCGAAACTTGGCCCGGTAAAAGCACCATCGACTCACTTAAATGGGGGCAGGCCGGATTCTATAAAATGGCAATTGAAGGAGTTCTTCAGCAATACGAAAAGGAATTCGGTGATTTTGAATTATTCATCACCGGGGGAGATGCACAGACAATTAAGCAATTGATAGACAGAGAATCCAAAGTACGTCCCTTTCTGGTATTTGATGGGATGAGGCGGTTGGAACATCGAACAAGGAACAGCGAATAA